The sequence below is a genomic window from Salvelinus namaycush isolate Seneca chromosome 2, SaNama_1.0, whole genome shotgun sequence.
AGGCTACAGTTATCATGAGCTTCAGAGATAAGTTATTCCTGCTTTTCTTGTAATAAATGTTTGCACAATGAGAAAAATAAAGAAATGGACAGATAAATGAAGGGACCACAGAAAGGGAGGAAAAATAGATGAAGAGAGAGTTTGGTGGCCAGCCCCATTGTTTCAGCAGGGACTCATGCATCAAACTTCAATTTTCCGGACGATTGAATTAGTGATTTTTTTCCATCTTGAACTGAAATACACTTAAGACCAACGGATTAATTACCAAGAACTGGTCCCACTGACTGTCGTATTAGTTATCGCCTTGACAACCGCTCATAAAATAAGCAAGTGAAATCCATAAACTTAGCCTGCCttaacactctcctctctccccgacCATAAATATGCTTTATTCAGAATAGGCGTGAGTGATATAAGGAGGTGGGGAGAATTCGAGcacgtttttttttcttcaacaaaACCGCAGGGGGTTTATTTGTCGACCACGCGCGCAGTCAAGTCAAGTAGCCCATCAATGCTCGCGCCGTTGTTTGTGTGGTTAGCCTTAGCctatgtgtgtgttcgtgtggtCATATAGCCTACCCATATCCAAATATTATTAGAGAATCCTACAGTAGTCTAACATTGTCATCGGAATAAAATTGTATGTGATTGTCCAGCAAATGAATTAAGGCTTTGAGAATAGTCTGCTGCGTAATATTCAATTATTGTCAAACCGTCAGTGTAAGCTAAAAGAATCGACCCTCATCCAAATAAATTCAACAATTTTGTTGGTTGTGTTGATAGTTTCTCCCACATTATTTCAGTCAATAATTTATTTTATATACGTAGCTTACGTGTTCCCATTGTAATAACAGTGTTATTGAATATTGTAACGATTTATTAATATTTGTGTTTACATTTTTTAGGGAAGCTTAATTTGAAATTCAGATCAAAGTCCAGACACAGGGTAGGTGTTCAATGTTAATAAGGCTAATATAATTATAAAAGGGCAAATTGAAAAATAACGAATATAGAAatccttattattattattattattagcattAGCCTTTTAGGCCTACTACCCATTTATTTTAGTAAAGATGAGAAGCTATAGGCCTACAAATTGTTTATATCACACGGTATAGGCTATAATAGAGTTGGATGATAAAACTCATGCGAACAGCTTCCAAAAAGTATTGAAAAGAAAAGCCCTCTTTAGCAGCATCAATCCCCTCCTTAAAAGGACGGAGGGTTAAATAAGGCTCTTCTAGATCAAAAAGAAAGCTTTTCTTTATGACTTTTTCTCACATCACCATGTTTTCAGCTTCATTAAACTCCGCAAAGACAAAGGAAataaagagagaagaagaaaaaggcaTGAGAAGAAAAGCAACGAAAGACTCCTTTTAACTAGACTTTGGCATAACTGTCACACTCTAAACTCTTTATGACTCGGGCTACTTAACATGAAAAACACTCTCACACAAAATGTGCCGCATTTTGTTGTTTAGAAAAACGTTCCTGGACAAAAGTCAAACATATTATTTCAGGGCCTAAAAAGGGAAGAAAGACAAGTGGCTGGACAAAAAAAGAGCCATTTTCATTGTAATTCATTGACTTGTTCCAAATGCCAGGCTAAAAAGGCAAAGAAAAGAGGCTAGACATTAATGGTCGCAGATGCCCTCGTGAAGAGAAGGGCCTGTGTATGCATTACGGTCTTTGTTCGCGGGGAGTTAAACAGTTTAAAAGGAGGGTTAAGTCAATCCATCAAATTGTCTGAAATTGTGAGGAAAATTCAAAAACCATATGGCCTCCAAACGTTTGAGTCCTTTTTGTGCGGTGGGACACACTTGTCTCAGCATTGCTGCCTGCGGGAGACCGGGCGGGCTCTATTGTGACTTGTCACATCGGGGAAGGCATCTCATTTGTCCCCAGTTTTCATGCTTTACGCTCAAAATTATGGCCTCGTCCCGCAGCCCCGCAGAACAAAAAAACACCCATAAAGGCTCAGGAAAACTGGCCCAAAACTTTGTGTTTTTGTGGCATCCCAGACCCTCTTTTCTCCCCCAGCACCAGATTTGCGATTCTCACATAAATTTCGTCCCGAATGGGGAAACACGTTGCCGGGTCAAGAAGCCAAGACACGCATTTAGCAGTTTGAAAGAGAGTGAGATGGCTGAGCCACAAAATGTTTCGAGTATCCTCACAAATGGGATACAATGGAACAAAAAATATTGAACTATTATAAGGGATCATGGTTGCTAAATAGGCTACTCTAAACGTCCATAATATAGGCCTGCATTGAATTAGCTTCATAAAGGATTTCAGTCCTCCCCCTTGATTCTACATATAGTCACCatttttactaggactaaatatcaAAATTAGAATCTATCAGTATAATAATGACACAAACAGCGTGTTGAGAAAAGCCATTTTATTTCCATAGTATATACATTACAGAATGTGCATTGGTTTTCAAATACTGTCCTGATTTTAGAAAGGCACTTACTGGTGTACAAAACATAACAAATCTATTCAACCATAGAGTACTCTGTTGTATCCAAACAAATGAATATTTTCCTACGGTCCAGTAACTGTAGCTCCATGTCGAAATATCACCgcagtattttgtatttttataacCTTTGTTTGATCATTTCTCTATAAAACGCATAACTTGGTTTTTGATCCTTTGAATTTGCCTTTCGTATCATGCAATGCAGCATACGGATTATGGTTGGTGTAAATATGACTAGCTAATTATGTAAACGCTGAATACAAACGGTCTGAACTCGAGTGGACCTATATGTATGATAAGGCATGTCTCAAAAAATAAACAAGCGATATAATTTAAAAGGAAAAATAAATAGATATGATCAACAAAACATGCATTTCAACATGCAAAACCTATCGAAAATATTTCATAAAACTGACATACTTTAAGCATATGACATGGTGTTACATAAATATGAACACGGATCAATGTGTGAGCGCGcgcgtgtgggtgtgggtgtgtgtgagagagagaaataactcgaagaggtgtgtgtgtctgatagacAATTACATGTTTCAAAATAATAGCATTATCTTTAGTTCTGATTATGAAACCCATATTGCTTTCATTGACATTTGAAGACAAGAGGAAACTGTCCGACTGCTGATGAATACAATTGAATATAGCACTGCGTAGGCTATTTGTTGTACTGTTCATGCTTACTGTGAATATCTGTGTGCCGATACAAAAGTCACAGCAGACTAGTAAATGTTCTGAGATGATGTACGAATATCAGCAGGGAAAAGTTACAATCTTAGTAAGGATTGTTACTGCTTTTTGTCGTAATTTTTATATTTCATTATCCCACTGCGCAATCAGTCATCCACATCAATTTCTAGGTCTTCGTCGTCCTCTGAGCATTCTTTACTTGTTGTGTGGTCTGAAAATGGCGACAGGGGGGACATCCGCAGCTTGCGAGCGAGCTCGTACTCTCGTCCGCCATTCTGCGCGGGAGAATCGGCTCGCGGGTGATGTCCGAGTGTTCCATTGGCGCATTTCTCGAGGTCAGCGAGCTTGGCGAGTTTCTCAAGAGGTACAACACCGTCACCTATAGTTTTGGCCGACTCCACGTCGGCCTTCATCTCTTCCAGATCTCGCTTTAGTTTGGCTCTCCTGTTCTGGAACCACGTGATGACTTGGGCGTTCGTTAGACCCAATTGTTGGGCGATTTGGTCTCGGTCAGCGGGAGACAAATATTTCTGATACAGGAATCTTTTCTCTAATTCGTAGATTTGGTGGTTGGTGAAGGCAGTCCTGGACTTCCTTCGCTTCTTCGGGGTGTTTCTTTGCCCAAAGAGTGTCATTCCGTCTCTCCCTGCACAAACAAAGATAAAATGTTAAGTCAGTGATATGTTGGTGTCATTCTCATGCTGCTATGGCATTGGCTCTGCAGGGCGTTGAACTCTGcatttaaacattttaaacatATTTTGAGACATTTGACCCCAAATCAATGATAATTTTTGTAATAAGTTATATTAGCCTATATACCAAATATAAACGTAGACGTAATGTTATGCATTCATCATAAAGAGAACAATTGCACAATTCCAGCTGGTAATGAAAAGCCTCTTTTTCACCTTTCCAAATTACGCACAGAAGATAAAATGTAACATTTTCTGGCAAACAATCTTGTTTAAAACCTAATGTTCAATGCCTATTTTTAGATACAATATTACTTCATTATATTTTCACAGATCAAATGAAAATAATAATTTCCCTTTAAATTGTACATTGCACTGTTATGAAAGTAATATCGATATAATGATTATAATAGGCCATAAATACCATCATATTTACCTTCAGCTGCTTGTAGCACGCTAACTTCGAGCCCCTTGAAGGTTTTGCTAGCTAGTTCTTCCAGGGCGCAGAGTGGTGAGGTTTGTGTGAGCAGTGCCCGGTTGGACAGAGCAGAGATGCTGGAGGAACGGTGTTTCTCAGCGGATGAAATCAGGTGTGCTGTCCCACAAATGGTGTAACTTCGTTTCACGGAGGGTTTGTTGAGAATGTCTTGGATACTGAACGGTGTCAGTGGCTTATTCGAGTTTGCAGGCGGAGGAAGATGGTCCAACGGACTTCGCCTCCTATTCTCGACCGCATCACATTTGGCGACTTCTTTGGATGTCATTATTAGTGCGTTAGTCGTTACGCAAGCTAACTTTTAAATGTTTTTGAATTACTAACAACGAAAACAACAAACACAGATATCAAATAATATCGAACCCTATCGAAAAAAACAGTCACATTACAGTCACCAAATGCACGccatggctgcaaactttcttgCAAGAAGAAACACAAAAAAGCCCTCCTAATTCCAAACCGGGATATCTTCTTGAAAGTattattccacaaaaatacgtaCAGACAATCCGAAGGAGAACTGTGCCTCCCTGAAAATGGCGAGGTCCAAAGAAGTTGCAGCAACAACTGACTAACAAGTTAATATTGATTAGGACGTAATCAATTATGTCCCCACTGGCACTTTCGCcctctccctttcactctctgACTATGTTGCAGTCCAGTACAGGGCTTTTGCGAGTGGGATGCTCCCAATAATTACAAGGCATGGCTTGAAGGAGGAGGAGCCGGTTGGAATTATAACGGGTTGCGCTCTTATCATTTTTGGGTCTAAATTAGTCGTGGGGTGAGATACCAGATTAGGCCTTACGGTAAATGAGCAAGAGAGAGTGTGCAGTCAATGGGGGATTAAATCGCATTGCGTATTTAAGTATAGTATTACAGTAATAAAGTATGTGTGATTTTTTAGAAGATAGATACTTTGAACGTTTCCAATCTGAATATTGGATTTTTTTTCAATGATTTTGAAATTGGTAAAATTATGCTATGCAGTGGATTAAGAAGTAATTACTAGTTAGTACAGAAAGGGCATTTTCCTTCACCAAAAGCGATGGTTTTGGATGAGCCTTTATTTTCTGAAGGCAATATGGATCTAGGCAATATATCAGGACTGATGATACGCTCCTTCAGGGCGGGGGAGTGAGGTGAGGAGGcgaggaaagaagaggagagggggagaggaggagaggggaggagagggggagagaggagcagcatgCGTCCCTCTCAGCCTAGCCAAATTCGGGTCATAACTCACGCGAAAGGGACCTTTTACATCATCAGCTAGATATTTCATCTCGAATCAAATCTCTCTCCGGGTCTTCCCGGTCCTCCTGGTCCTCCCGGTCCTCGAGCTAGTGGTGGCATGATGGTTTATTTTGCTTCCGTTCTGAAAGACAGCCGACGGGTCCATCTGCATACAGGAACGAATGATACATAATATATTTTGGTGACGTAGCCTACTTctgcatttcattttttttaattatcAACTCTTAGTTTATTTTTCAGTCTGAATATCAAACTATTTCCGTATAATGTGTGGGACGTTGTGGAATAATATGATAACTCAACATGAATGCAATAAATGAGATTagaatacatttaaattactaTTAATATTATTGTAAGGTTAGTATTAGTATTCGTATTGTAAGTTATATTACTTAAGGCCTATTATAATAGTTATGCATAATTTTACAACGTTATTATAGATTTGTGAATTCTGTAACTGAACAATAACAATAGCATAAGCTACCTGCGCAACTGCATAGTAAGCTAGGCTACATATACGTTATAATAAAGTCCACATAGTTCTTCAATATTTCAATCCTGACAGACTGTGGTCTGCAATGTTCCAGATATAACTGATACGTACTGTTATGTTTCTGAAGACTGATACATCACAACGAGGAGGCGTCACTAAACACTTTGATGGCTCATTCTGCACGCTCTGATGTAACGCCAGGGGAAATAAAATATCAACATAATGATAatatgtcagagagagagagagagagagagagagagagagagagagagagagagagagagagagttttgatTCTGGTGCATAAGGGACGTCTCCCACTCCATCAACAACCACAGTGTATTATTATGTCAAAGACCCAGAGCAAAAACAGACTGGTGATAAATATTGTTGTTTTGAAAAACGTCGGGTTGAAGTCTATTTATTATACTGTATTCCGGGTTTGATATCACCAATATTTTACCTCACGCCTCAAATATGCTACAAATGTAATTTGCAGCTGAATGTAAAATCATTCATGTGGCCCTAAGCAAAGGATTTTAAAAAAACATTGAAAcgaaatagttttaaaaaataaggcATTATGGAAGAGAAGAATGATGCCACGTGCAATTCTGAGTTTTAactatatattttaaatatttgGTTCAGAACGAAACATTTGGAACGAAATATTGTCTCTGAACTAAATCTATTGTGATTAACGTTTCGACTGCACTGGTTATAAAATGTAGGCTACAAAGGGATTTTCTGTATTGTCGTTCTGTCAACTTCAAAAATGGTTTCTGCATGCATGGGTAAACTGCGTTCCTGTTAACTTAATCACATTTGGAAGTTCTTGCTACCCCACAGCCAAAACTCAAGACAGTTTTATTCCAGAATTGATATTTGCTTGTCGGGGGTAATATCTGATTTCAGAGTCGATGTTAGATCTTTTACATGCCCCATTTTATATGAAACGCGCCCCATTTCTCAGAATTTAGTTGTAAAACACCACCAAACATGACAGCAAAAATAATTGACAAAGAttttttaagtaaaaatactcAAATCCGTAATTGTGTAGCAATCAATTGGCAGCTAATGTCCTTCCTATATGGGTTTACTTTTGTAACACCAGAGTAATACGAGTAGGCTACATACAATATAATAGTTGTCTATAACAACATTAGGCTAATAGGCAATTAAACATAGTACCAGTAGCTCCAGTAAGTAGTAATCTTTATAGGAATATTGATGTACACATTCGATGTATTATTATCGAATTTGCACCATCAAAGGTTACATTCCTGCCAGACAAAATACTAGCTAAATAGACCACAGATATGTGGACTCAGTTTTGGTCTGCAACGAATAATAAATGCATAACACTCCCAATTCACACATTTCATACTGCGTTCTCCTCCTTTATTTGACAACTTTTTGTTACATCCGATCAAGAATAACAAAGCAACAACGCACATTTTTGTCATAAATTAATTTTAAAAAGTGTCAACAGCTGGGAACAGCCTTTCGTGTATGGGATTACATGGAAAACACGAATAAAACACAGAACGCTTTCGTTTATGGTAATGATATGATATGATATTCTCGAAGTAGGGTAAATACTTGTGAAGAGCCAAGCCTTCATAACTCTTGTCATTTAGCCGCCTGTCACACTTGATTGTGATGGACATGTCTATTGCATGTTGCAATCCGCCACTATGAGCCAACGCAGATTTTGTTCAAAGGCCTGGACTGCTGCTATGATACAGCGCCTGCTTTATTAAAGATAGATATTTGCGGCGGTTTTGTCGTCATACTCTGTCCACCCCCGTGCCAAGGTCGTCAACATGCCTACTTCTCAGCTCTCCCTTAGCAAAGGAACTGTATCTGGCTAGCTATTACCAGACGGCGATGAGAAAGCGACATTCTCTGGCAACGCACCCGACGTGTCGTTCAAATGTCAAATGCTTTTATTGCAACCAGTAGTCCTGCGGTCAAGTAAAAtccccaaaatatttttgggaactGTATAAATAGCCAACCCTCAAGTAGAGGCCCTTCGTTTTCTGAATAGCATATGCATGGTACCCACGGGCAGTAGGGCTTAGTTTGTAAACAACATAACCTCATGAACATTATGGAGTGTACAAAATAATCAATCTTTCAACGCTATACTGATGCGTGATGGACCCCCACAACTGGAGACACACAGCAATCACCATGGATTAGACACTGGTTAGACAGCTGGTCTGAACTATCCACATTGTAGCCACTTTGTGAGGCCCCAAGGATGGCCTATAGCCTCTACCCCCAATAGACATGTTATCTCAAATAACATCAGCTCGAGATAGAGGCTCTGATATGTCTCACAGTTAATAAATAAATCATATGTCATTACCAGGGGTCATTTGCACACTGGCATTGGACAATTCTTGAGGAAAGCCTTGAGCCTTCTATACAAAACTCCTGGAAGAGGTGGCTATGCCACATTGTGGATTCATCAATTATTAATTTGGGACCATACATGTGATTAAGATTTGCACTGCATGACAAGTCAACTACATAGGCTGTATACATTTTAGCATATTATCCCAATACATTCAATGGGAACCAAACCTTGAAATGCATAGAACATATCAACATTGAAGTCAACAGTCAATACACCAAAACAGCTTGCAATACTCTCACAGTTAATGTGGTAACAGGATAAATAAGCCAAAGAGGTGCAGGAACACCCCAGTCTCTGAGTAACCACAGGGATCCTCCCACTACACCAGTATCATTACAGCCCAATCCAACACTAACAGTTGGTTCCCCCAGGTTGTTACTGACCCAGCCAACTGGCTGGAGCCCagtcctgggttcaaatactattttaaatctttcaaatactttaagcatttgctttagcctgcctggagtgccaggtggtTGGGGTTGGCACTTTTGGGACTTTCTAATTGGTTCTATCGCAGCAGGCaggctcaatcaagcacagctaaagtatttgaaatcatttcaaatagtatttgaacccaggtctgctcaaCCAACCCAGAGTGATTGGGGGGGGGCTATAAACATGGTTGGTACAGCCCAGACACAAGCGTTTCTAATCACAGAATGCACACTTTTCCACCCCAAAAACGATGAAAACCCATGAAACGGCACATATGTTAGGTTGGAGATTTCGGGAAAGGGGCTCACCAGCCCCGCCACCCACCCCAACGTGAGGGTGGTGGGGCCTCACGCCGCACACAGAACCAGATGTTTCATCTAGtctgctcagggatttgaaccagcgccctttcggttactggcccaacgcccttaactgctaggctacctgccacaaccCGCGTCAGCATCACTGGCTGGGTAGAGAGTGGCATGGGtgcttaactgctaggctacctgccacaaccCGCGTCAGCGTCACTGGCTGGGTAGAGAGTGGCATGGGtgcttaactgctaggctacctgccacaaccCGCGTCAGCGTCACTGGCTGGGTAGAGAGTGGCATGGGtgcttaactgctaggctacctgccacaaccCGCGTCAGCGTCACTGGCTGGGTAGAGAGTGGCATGGGtgcttaactgctaggctacctgccacaaccCGCGTCAGCGTCACTGGCTGGGTAGAGAGTGGCATGGGtgcttaactgctaggctacctgccacaaccCGCGTCAGCGTCACTGGCTGGGTAGAGAGTGGCATGGGTGCTTAActgctaggttacctgccacaaCCCGCGTCAGCGTCACTGGCTGGGTAGAGAGTGGCATGGGtgcttaactgctaggctacctgccacaaccCGCGTCAGCGTCACTGGCTGGGTAGAGAGTGGCATGGGtgcttaactgctaggctacctgccacaaccCGCGTCAGCGTCACTGGCTGGGTAGAGAGTGGCATGGGtgcttaactgctaggctacctgccacaaccCGCGTCAGCGTCACTGGCTGGGTAGAGAGTGGCATGGGTGCTTAACTAGAGGACATTTCTATGACTACTAAAGGAATACTACTGATGGAGGTTGTGACTTTTGAACCATGTCTGTCCAAATCAAAGCGTATAGTCGCTGTTGTTTTCTATGGAGGGAATTTCAGTGTCAATGGGTGCAAGACATAACCGTACTACTCTTGACCTGAATCCTTCTTAGTACATTCTGCATTATTTGCTTCTGTTCAATGGTCAGTCAATGGTCGAGATGTTGAAATGGCAGATTGTGGCTTTAAAGGGCaactccaccacttttcaacctgaTTTTCATTacctccagcacaataccagtgtcagCATTATGTGAAAACGGCGCATATCTACGCTTTGACGGGAAAAAAAGAGAAAGTAAAAAAGTTATATGCGATGACATCATCAAAGGTTAAAACATTTAAACCAGTGGTTGTCTAACACTGTGAGATTCATGGTGCCATGCGAAGCAACAAATTACCCTCCAGTAAGCAAGAAACTcgttgcaggttttgaaaatcacagTTTTTAAAAAATACTTTCAATCCACAGAAAATCCTTTTTCAGGACCTTTCCTctctttttaaccacagatcatagaaacgcGCAGTTTTTCACTTggtatggtgctggagatgatgattATGAAAAGTGGCGGAATTGCCCTCATAAGAGCATAGGCTAACATTTTTCTATGGAAAGAGTGGTACACATTCCACCTGCATTCATACTACCATGGATTCCTCT
It includes:
- the LOC120027776 gene encoding transcription factor LBX1-like, with protein sequence MTSKEVAKCDAVENRRRSPLDHLPPPANSNKPLTPFSIQDILNKPSVKRSYTICGTAHLISSAEKHRSSSISALSNRALLTQTSPLCALEELASKTFKGLEVSVLQAAEGRDGMTLFGQRNTPKKRRKSRTAFTNHQIYELEKRFLYQKYLSPADRDQIAQQLGLTNAQVITWFQNRRAKLKRDLEEMKADVESAKTIGDGVVPLEKLAKLADLEKCANGTLGHHPRADSPAQNGGREYELARKLRMSPLSPFSDHTTSKECSEDDEDLEIDVDD